The following coding sequences lie in one Oncorhynchus kisutch isolate 150728-3 linkage group LG3, Okis_V2, whole genome shotgun sequence genomic window:
- the LOC109874664 gene encoding leukotriene B4 receptor 1-like, whose protein sequence is MTHVLPSVITGFCCIVGIPGNVVVLIVVGRKFESGNFNMCLMLNLALCDLRVLLCLPLVINNLLRAWDLGPTACKLLFFLIYCSLNGSVLTITLLSVQCCIQVLYPHNWAQLDRMGEEALLLSLWGLAGFIASTAFSVLDVKTYDGVPCCILVASYFYLQRRVSQAALFRQRRATKLVICIVVSFFCFWTPLHLFNLLALVNLAVQNEVVENVCDSAWNVLMGFTIINSSLNPFLYAFASSGIPRASPHPTTT, encoded by the exons ATGACCCATGTGTTGCCCAGCGTGATCACAGGCTTCTGTTGCATTGTGGGAATCCCCGGGAATGTGGTGGTTCTGATAGTCGTGGGGCGGAAATTTGAGAGTGGGAACTTCAACATGTGTCTGATGCTGAATCTGGCACTGTGTGACCTGAGGGTCTTGCTGTGCCTGCCTCTAGTTATCAACAACCTACTGAGGGCCTGGGATCTGGGCCCCACCGCCTGCAAGCTGCTCTTCTTTCTGATCTATTGCAGCCTGAATGGTAGTGTGCTGACCATCACCCTGCTGAGCGTGCAGTGCTGCATCCAGGTGCTGTACCCACACAACTGGGCGCAGCTAGACCGTATGGGGGAAGAGGCACTCCTCCTGTCCCTGTGGGGGCTGGCAGGGTTCATTGCCTCTACCGCCTTCTCTGTCCTTGACGTCAAGACATACGATGGCG TTCCCTGCTGCATCCTGGTGGCGTCCTACTTCTACCTCCAAAGGAGGGTGAGCCAGGCGGCCCTGTTCAGGCAGCGGAGGGCGACCAAGCTGGTCATCTGCATCGTTGTGTCCTTCTTCTGCTTCTGGACTCCGCTGCACCTGTTCAACCTGCTGGCCCTGGTGAACTTGGCCGTGCAGAACGAGGTTGTGGAGAATGTGTGTGACTCAGCTTGGAATGTCCTCATGGGTTTCACCATCATCAACAGCTCCCTCAACCCTTTCCTCTATGCCTTTGCCTCTTCAGGAATCCCCAGGGCAAgcccccaccccaccaccacatgA